The Styela clava chromosome 10, kaStyClav1.hap1.2, whole genome shotgun sequence genome window below encodes:
- the LOC144428206 gene encoding uncharacterized protein LOC144428206 has translation MVVPVKVSANDSDCYSFTYAFLDYGSSRSFCTTDLAKSLGLQGETEGCTIHTASGSKPHSGKRVSFTITGINEPNEICINNILTFDGIPDLHDSIPHQEIVEQYPHLHGLSFPEVNGTIKVLIGSDVLGQFPISDTCVGEQGSPTAYHTMLGWALAGPDKNAQISNCVDVNFLKAGYSYANSIEESTNLSMCHICGHDFVDLYADPCTTEFSVDDKKALSIMADTVKMVNGPFNTNTLVGVLLRFRQEPVAVNCDIPQMFHRIRVNPPDCDSMRFLWWPNDDLSRDPVELKMLSHIFGCKSSPSVATFALRKVADDNLSNADSVTIETVNRNFFVDDCLKSLPTADQTVSLISQLRKLLDTCGFHLAKFISNDQAVLDSIPDEDKAPSMEDFDIQGDSSNKTLGVHWRIDADKFVIRINVEPRPLTRWGILSMPADFTPTEVQLHLFCDASRVGYGCSSYLRMIDAANNIHVVFVRGVSRVTPKQPITIPRLEVVSAVAAAELARSIVKELDYKIDKVLYWTDSTSVLQFLNNRAESFQV, from the exons ATGGTTGTACCAGTCAAGGTTTCTGCTAATGATTCTGATTGTTATTCATTTACATATGCTTTCCTTGATTATGGCTCGTCACGTTCATTTTGCACCACTGATCTTGCTAAGAGCTTAGGCCTTCAAGGTGAAACTGAGGGGTGTACTATTCACACTGCCAGTGGTTCAAAGCCCCACTCAGGAAAGAGAGTATCTTTCACTATTACTGGTATTAACGAGCCTAACgaaatatgtataaataatattttgacttttGATGGTATTCCTGATTTGCATGACTCTATCCCACATCAGGAAATAGTGGAACAGTATCCACACTTGCATGGTTTATCTTTCCCCGAAGTAAATGGCACCATTAAAGTGCTGATAGGTTCTGATGTATTGGGACAATTTCCCATCTCAGACACATGTGTTGGTGAACAAGGCTCACCAACTGCTTACCATACAATGTTAGGTTGGGCTCTAGCAGGTCCTGacaaaaatgctcaaatttcaaattgtgtCGATGTCAATTTTTTGAAAGCAGGTTATAGTTATGCAAATTCTATTGAGGAAAGTACTAATTTATCTATGTGTCATATTTGTGGTCatgattttgttgatttatATGCTGATCCATGTACTACAGAGTTTTCTGTCGATGACAAGAAAGCATTGAGCATTATGGCAGATACAGTGAAAATGGTAAATG GTCCTTTCAATACTAATACATTGGTTGGTGTTCTCTTGCGTTTCCGACAGGAACCCGTTGCGGTAAATTGTGACATCCCTCAAATGTTTCATAGAATTCGGGTAAATCCACCTGATTGCGATTCCATGCGATTTCTATGGTGGCCCAATGATGATTTATCCCGAGACCCTGTTGAGCTAAAAATGTTGAGTCATATATTTGGTTGTAAGAGTTCTCCATCTGTTGCTACATTTGCGCTACGAAAGGTAGCTGATGATAATTTATCCAATGCTGACTCTGTCACTATTGAAACTGTTAATCGTAATTTTTTCGTGGATGATTGTTTGAAAAGTTTGCCTACTGCTGACCAAACCGTCAGTTTGATATCTCAACTACGTAAGCTATTAGATACATGTGGTTTTCATCTTGCTAAGTTCATAAGCAATGACCAAGCTGTTTTAGATTCTATACCCGATGAAGATAAAGCCCCATCTATGGAAGATTTTGACATTCAAGGTGATTCCTCAAATAAGACACTCGGTGTGCATTGGCGCATTGATGCTGACAAATTCGTAATACGTATAAATGTAGAGCCTCGTCCTCTAACACGGTGGGGTATTTTGTCAATG CCAGCTGACTTCACACCCACTGAGGTACAGTTGCATTTGTTCTGTGACGCTAGCAGAGTTGGTTATGGTTGTTCGAGTTATTTGCGTATGATTGATGCAGCAAATAACATTCATGTTGTTTTTGTGAGAGGCGTTTCCCGTGTCACCCCCAAGCAACCTATTACTATACCACGTCTCGAAGTGGTATCTGCAGTTGCTGCTGCAGAGTTGGCCAGATCTATTGTTAAAGAGTTAGattataaaattgataaagttcTGTACTGGACAGACTCGACTTCAGTGCTTCAGTTTTTGAACAACCGTGCTGAAAGTTTCCAAGTCTAG
- the LOC144428207 gene encoding uncharacterized protein LOC144428207, whose amino-acid sequence MLVEQKQKLKSTLAKPLLKCDPFIQDGIMRMRGRLEKSDLPEQQKNPIILPPHHHVTKLIIDMHHKNTGHSGTLHVLASVRERYWILRGQSAVVKVIRECIPCRERSARTGEQWMADLPSCRVVPGKKPFESTFVDYLGPIKVKLGRNEYKRYGCLFTCMATRAVHIEVAESLDTSAFLQAFFRFTDRRSRPIHVYSDNGTNFIGGEKELREGIRNWNKHVIDKSLSQKEIQWHFSPPLASHQSGVVERLVREVKKTLRAITEGRSFSDYSLWSFLTGVERILNDRPLTPLSDDPKDLNVLTPNSILIAKLDPSLPLDKFMKTDDYRRTWRYSQRLLDLFWDRWKKEYLPLLQERQKWHTTQRNLEVGDLVLMFDDSSPRSHWPKAIVDETYPDKHGIVRRVKVRTANSTYVRDVRKLCLLEAI is encoded by the coding sequence ATGCTAGTTGAACAAAAACAGAAATTGAAGTCTACACTGGCCAAGCCTCTACTAAAGTGTGACCCTTTCATACAAGATGGTATTATGCGTATGAGAGGACGGCTTGAAAAATCTGATTTGCCAGAGCAACAGAAGAATCCAATCATCTTGCCACCTCACCATCATGTAACAAAGCTGATCATCGACATGCATCATAAAAATACAGGTCACTCTGGAACTCTCCATGTTCTTGCGTCAGTTAGAGAAAGATATTGGATATTACGGGGACAATCAGCTGTAGTAAAAGTCATCAGAGAATGTATACCATGCAGAGAAAGATCTGCTCGTACAGGCGAGCAGTGGATGGCAGACCTCCCCAGCTGTAGAGTTGTTCCTGGAAAGAAACCGTTCGAATCTACATTTGTAGACTACCTTGGCCCAATCAAGGTCAAGCTTGGTCGAAATGAATACAAGCGCTATGGATGTCTTTTTACTTGCATGGCCACACGTGCCGTACATATTGAAGTTGCAGAGTCACTTGATACATCAGCATTTCTACAAGCGTTTTTCCGATTCACTGACAGACGCTCAAGACCTATCCACGTATATTCGGATAATGGTACAAATTTTATAGGCGGAGAGAAAGAGTTGAGAGAGGGAATTAGAAACTGGAACAAACATGTGATTGACAAGTCATTATCTCAAAAAGAAATTCAATGGCACTTCTCACCTCCATTGGCCAGTCATCAATCAGGTGTCGTGGAGCGATTAGTTCGAGAAGTCAAGAAAACATTACGTGCTATCACTGAAGGTCGATCATTTTCAGATTATTCATTGTGGTCCTTCCTAACTGGCGTTGAAAGGATATTAAATGATAGACCACTCACACCACTAAGTGATGATCCTAAAGACTTAAATGTTTTGACACCAAATTCAATTCTAATTGCCAAACTTGATCCATCTCTACCtttagacaaatttatgaaGACTGATGATTATAGAAGAACATGGCGATATTCACAAAGGCTCCTGGATTTATTCTGGGATAGATGGAAGAAAGAATATTTGCCTCTGCTACAAGAAAGACAAAAATGGCACACTACACAAAGAAATCTGGAAGTTGGCGATTTGGTGTTGATGTTTGATGATAGTTCCCCTCGCAGTCATTGGCCGAAGGCGATTGTTGATGAGACATACCCTGACAAGCATGGTATTGTTCGAAGGGTTAAAGTCCGTACTGCAAATTCTACTTATGTACGGGATGTTCGCAAGCTGTGCTTGTTAGAGGCCATATAG